CCCTGAGAACGTGATAGGGGCGGCCAAGTCCGACATatggtcttcttctcaataTCTGGGGGGGCGCAGTTGAGGGGGCATGATCTTAATTAAAAAATGAAGAATTCGACAACAATCCGATAACCGACGATTCTATTGGTGATTAGAGAATTCAAGGCAGTTTCATTAGAAAACCTTATTGACGGAATCAAATCATCTTAGTGGTGGCAAATTTCTAATGGTGTCGTCACTGCGAGATTTCGGTCGACGAGATGAGGCTGCAGCGTGGAGTTACCTTGTTTGTTGTTCGTTCCTTTCGCCTATCGGGTACCACCTGTGTCCTTTTTGCCTCGTCTTTTCTATTGCCGTTGCTACAGCGCAACATCAAGAACGATAATCTGCGAGTTATTCTACTACTTCTGCATACCGCACAATGTCTCGAACAACCTCGTTTAAGCTCGTCCTTCTCGGTCAGTATCGGCTTTCTCTCGCTTTCGGCTGGTGCTCGAAACTACTCAGAATTACACACTGACGGCCTTGCTGTGGCACAGGAGAATCTGCTGTTGGAAAGAGCAGCTTAGTTCTCAGATTCGTAGGTCATTCTCCGGGCCGTGTATTCGTTGGACTATCTTGACTCTCTTCTGCGCTCTAGGTGCGAAATGAGTTCTCAGACTTCAGGTAAGCTTTTAGATCTTCTCCGTTTTAAACTCACTCTGATTATGCCTGATCTCTTCAGAGAATCGACTATCGGTGAGTATGGCCGGATTTTCGCTAGTGCGAACATATCTGCAGGAACCTTTATACTGACGCCCAGTCCCTTTGCCCCATTATATCCTATCAGGCGGTAAGTTGTCGTGGGTCAGTCATCATGCGATAGTAAACTCACCTTTCTATATGTTCACAGCTGCATTTCTTACTCAATCAGTAAAGCTTAGCGAGTCTACATCTATCAAATTCGAGATATGGGATACGGTAAGTGTCCTTTTAGACGAACTGTCTATGCGTACCAGTGATGACTTACAACGTTACAGGCAGGACAAGAACGTACGTGGTAGCAATTAGCTAATACTCGTCATTAATTAACGGGAGTATAGGCTACAAATCGCTGGCTCCCATCTACTTTAGAAACTCAAACGCCGCTGTAATTGTTTACGACATTACCCAAGTCAGTGACGTACTGCCATTTTTATCTTTGCGTCTTATACTAATATCCTTATTCTCCTACGTAGCCGCCTGAGGTATGTTACAGGCTATTATGTGTCCGTTTTTCCCTTGTTGATCATGTTAACTCGTTTGTAGACATCCTTTGAAAAGGCCAAGTCTTGGGTGCGGGAACTCCAACGTCAGGCTGACCCGTCAATCGTGATTATGCTTGTCGGAAACAAGACAGATATGGAATCTCAGCGGAAAACTTCTCGTGAGATTGGTGAACAGTatgccaaagaagaaggattgcTGTTTGCAGAAGCTAGTGCAAAGACCGGGGAAGGAGTCGAGGAACTTTTTATGGAGATCGGTTCGTCATTCATTTCTTCACACTGACATCAAGCACTAAACCTATCCTCTTGCAGCTAAAAAGCTTCCTCTTGCcccaccgccgccgagAGGGCAAGTTGCTGGTGGTAAAGGTGTTCAAGTATCCGGACAGGAAGACTCTGCCACTCCTTCAGCTTGTACATGTTAAATTTCGTGCACGACGTGCCTTATAGAGTGCTTTTTCTTTACGTATCAGGCTTTGAGCAGTAATACA
This region of Cryptococcus neoformans var. neoformans B-3501A chromosome 10, whole genome shotgun sequence genomic DNA includes:
- a CDS encoding hypothetical protein (HMMPfam hit to Ras, Ras family, score: 282.1, E(): 8.8e-82), with the protein product MSRTTSFKLVLLGESAVGKSSLVLRFVRNEFSDFRESTIAAFLTQSVKLSESTSIKFEIWDTAGQERYKSLAPIYFRNSNAAVIVYDITQPPETSFEKAKSWVRELQRQADPSIVIMLVGNKTDMESQRKTSREIGEQYAKEEGLLFAEASAKTGEGVEELFMEIAKKLPLAPPPPRGQVAGGKGVQVSGQEDSATPSACTC